A single genomic interval of Xyrauchen texanus isolate HMW12.3.18 chromosome 48, RBS_HiC_50CHRs, whole genome shotgun sequence harbors:
- the LOC127639583 gene encoding hepatocyte cell adhesion molecule-like isoform X1 has protein sequence MVKNMIHCTVVMNLCLLVTKGVFGVDTDGLKSVSVMEGDSVTLHTDLTEIQRDYHILWRFGPENPDTVIAEIIKRADLTRIYEYDGRFKDSLQLNNQTGSLTIRNIRITHSGLYKLTVSNGKVFYTSFRIICAPSTLPVPIITGVSSQCSSSSESSSKCVLLCSVVNVTHVTLSWYKGNSLLSSISVSDLNSSLSLPLEVEYQENNIYSCVINNPIRNQTKHLDINEVCQMCSDTRLHIFLSIVAIIIVLLFTALVWRICVSKKHKISKQEAQTQEEEIHYSTITFCPQSLQHEKSDEADNIVYSRIVT, from the exons ATGGTGAAGAATATGATTCATTGTACAGTTGTGATGAACCTCTGTTTGCTGGTCACCAAAG GTGTGTTTGGTGTCGATACAGATGGATTGAAGTCAGTGTCggtgatggagggagattctgtcactctacacactgATCTTACTGAAATACAGAGAGATTATCACATACTGTGGAGGTTTGGACCTGAGAATCCTGATACTGTTATAGCTGAAATAATAAAACGGGCAGATTTGACCCGTATATACGAATATGATGGAAGATTCAAAGACAGTTTACAACTGAACAATCAGACGGGATCTCTCACCATCAGGAACATCAGAATCACACACTCGGGACTTTATAAACTAACTGTCAGCAATGGAAAAGTCTTTTACACAAGCTTCAGAATTATCTGTG CCCCGTCCACTCTGCCCGTTCCCATCATCACCGGAGTCTCTTCTCAATGTTCTTCATCATCTGAAAGTTCATCTAAATGTGTGTTGCtgtgttcagtggtgaatgtgacacatgtgactctctcctggtacaaaggaaacagtttattgtcctccatcagtgtgtctgatctcaacagcagtctctctctacctctggaggtggaatatcaggagaacaacatctacagctgtgtgatcaacaatcccatcagaaaccagactaaacatctcGACATTAATGAAGTCTGTCAGATGTGTTCAG ACACTCGTCTGCATATATTTCTGAGTATAGTGGCTATAATAATAGTGCTGTTGTTTACGGCTCTGGTTTGGAGAATATGTGTCAGCAAGAAACACAAGATATCAAAACAAGAAG CCCAAACTCAAGAGGAAGAGATCCATTATTCAACGATAACTTTCTGTCCACAAAGTCTCCAACATGAG AAGTCTGATGAAGCAGATAACATCGTGTACTCGAGGATTGTGACATAA